From the genome of Candidatus Bathyarchaeota archaeon, one region includes:
- a CDS encoding zinc ribbon domain-containing protein → MPYCPKCGNEVTEEMEYCSKCGASLKAEKIPEEAYEKYEKHEKHEKREKEEKAEKHEKRETSRFWVLIGGLILVVVGATSLITTLFELPESWRGAFFLVAIGLVIIILAIRGATRASRTNPRP, encoded by the coding sequence TTGCCGTACTGTCCAAAATGTGGGAATGAAGTTACAGAAGAAATGGAGTATTGCTCAAAGTGTGGGGCTTCGCTTAAAGCTGAAAAGATTCCTGAAGAGGCTTACGAGAAATACGAGAAACACGAAAAACATGAAAAGCGTGAGAAGGAAGAAAAAGCTGAGAAACACGAAAAAAGAGAAACTAGCCGTTTTTGGGTGCTGATCGGCGGCCTAATCCTTGTAGTCGTTGGAGCAACATCTTTGATAACAACTCTCTTTGAGCTACCTGAGTCATGGCGTGGAGCGTTTTTCCTAGTAGCCATTGGCCTAGTAATCATCATCCTCGCCATTCGTGGAGCGACTAGAGCATCTAGAACAAACCCGCGACCCTAA
- a CDS encoding nicotinate phosphoribosyltransferase, translating into MRLFHVASDKEIKQAETTDIYFVHTKKILEAKSLEKIRVVAEVTPGRLPENWPWSILCGIEELAHLFRGIPVDVYSMPEGTVFYPTDYQGFREPVLRIEGSYGKFCLYETPLLGLICQASGIATRAARVKKIAENKNVISFGIRRMHPALSSIIDRAAFIGGFDAVSSLTGAKTTDTKPVGTMPHALIIVVGDQIKAWKAFDSIIEEDVPRVVLVDTYSDEKMEAIMAAEAVKNLKAVRLDTPASRKGDFAEIVREVRWELNLRGYKHVQIFVSGGLNEESVRQLSDAGADAFGVGTYVSNSPTVNFAMDIIEMDGKLCAKRGKLGGRKEVWRCQKCLADVVLPYDEPQPRCPKCRGKTERMLRPFVKKGKVVAKLPKPKEIRKYVLKQLAKLSLE; encoded by the coding sequence ATGCGCCTTTTCCATGTCGCCTCCGACAAAGAGATAAAACAAGCGGAAACAACCGACATTTACTTTGTACACACAAAAAAGATTTTAGAAGCTAAAAGCTTGGAAAAAATCCGTGTTGTAGCAGAAGTAACTCCTGGTCGCCTTCCAGAAAACTGGCCTTGGAGCATTTTATGCGGCATCGAAGAACTAGCCCATCTGTTTAGGGGCATTCCCGTTGATGTTTATTCAATGCCTGAAGGAACAGTATTCTATCCCACTGACTATCAAGGTTTTCGCGAGCCCGTCTTAAGAATTGAAGGCTCTTACGGAAAGTTTTGCCTCTATGAGACCCCTCTTCTAGGTCTTATTTGTCAAGCCTCGGGAATCGCCACTCGAGCAGCGAGAGTGAAGAAGATTGCTGAAAACAAAAACGTGATTTCTTTTGGCATTCGTCGCATGCATCCAGCTCTTTCATCCATAATAGACCGAGCAGCCTTTATTGGCGGATTTGACGCAGTTAGCAGTCTGACAGGCGCAAAAACAACAGATACCAAACCTGTGGGAACTATGCCCCATGCTCTCATCATAGTTGTAGGCGATCAAATCAAGGCATGGAAAGCTTTCGACAGCATAATTGAAGAAGATGTGCCTCGTGTTGTCTTGGTGGACACGTACTCGGATGAGAAGATGGAGGCAATTATGGCTGCAGAAGCTGTAAAAAATCTGAAAGCCGTACGCCTTGATACTCCAGCGTCTCGTAAAGGTGATTTCGCAGAGATTGTGCGAGAGGTACGCTGGGAACTGAATCTTCGCGGCTATAAACACGTCCAGATTTTCGTTTCTGGAGGCTTGAACGAGGAATCAGTTAGACAGCTGAGCGATGCGGGTGCAGACGCGTTCGGCGTAGGCACATACGTAAGCAATTCGCCTACCGTAAACTTTGCCATGGATATAATTGAGATGGATGGGAAATTGTGCGCAAAGCGGGGCAAGCTTGGAGGGCGAAAGGAAGTGTGGCGATGCCAAAAATGTTTAGCTGACGTAGTTTTGCCATATGATGAACCTCAGCCTAGATGCCCAAAATGTCGAGGTAAAACAGAGCGCATGTTAAGACCGTTTGTTAAAAAAGGAAAAGTGGTAGCAAAGTTACCTAAGCCAAAGGAAATCCGCAAATACGTGTTGAAGCAGTTGGCAAAGCTTTCACTTGAATGA
- a CDS encoding FAD-binding oxidoreductase, with product MTEYDSVIVGAGIIGLATAYHIKKQRPNDRILVIDKMSTAGQGNTAKSAAMFRCFFYSHTNLTLVDTTVEFFKHVQNQLGVDLKLKWAGYLWLFSKEHYRIIEPILRSMAENGLGYEVYEEEELTKRLNLRTKVTTDEEAQMMGLADVEKGVFVPKAGSIDIDLLVQFYKEEFQKMGGEILYNTKAEKILVEPEQPLGMPDEPFFWQKSKAAGVDTNRGTIKAKKTIIAAGVWANTLLHQVGVYAPMEPIKRQLFSVKASTTALRQLLGVRGFNVEDCVPFTILPEPAIYIKPAVDENAFWLSYGDDFPRAFKLEDDPQSEENFYRYGIYQVVTKYFPQFLGAQPYGSWAGQYALNTIDGQPVIFEENDLLVVGSCSGSGNMKGDAIGQIAAALYKGEEYTNLYGDKKFRVSDLGMAKRHVEPEKLII from the coding sequence ATGACAGAATATGATTCTGTTATCGTAGGCGCAGGTATAATTGGATTAGCAACTGCTTATCACATTAAAAAACAGCGACCAAACGACCGAATTCTTGTCATAGATAAGATGAGCACAGCCGGCCAAGGAAATACCGCTAAAAGCGCTGCGATGTTCAGATGTTTCTTCTACTCTCATACAAACCTCACTTTAGTGGATACCACGGTTGAATTCTTCAAGCATGTTCAAAACCAGCTAGGCGTAGATTTGAAGTTGAAATGGGCTGGCTATTTGTGGCTTTTTTCAAAAGAACATTATAGGATTATAGAGCCTATTCTTAGGTCTATGGCAGAAAACGGCCTTGGATATGAAGTGTATGAAGAAGAAGAGTTGACAAAGCGTCTCAATCTTAGAACAAAAGTTACAACAGATGAGGAGGCACAAATGATGGGATTAGCAGATGTGGAAAAAGGAGTATTTGTTCCTAAGGCAGGGTCCATCGACATAGACTTGCTAGTTCAGTTCTACAAAGAAGAATTTCAAAAGATGGGCGGAGAAATTCTATACAACACGAAAGCTGAGAAGATACTAGTAGAGCCAGAGCAGCCCTTAGGAATGCCTGATGAACCCTTTTTCTGGCAAAAATCCAAGGCTGCCGGAGTTGACACTAACAGAGGCACAATTAAAGCGAAGAAAACCATTATTGCTGCAGGCGTGTGGGCGAATACTCTGCTTCATCAAGTTGGAGTTTACGCGCCGATGGAACCTATAAAGCGTCAACTTTTTTCTGTGAAGGCATCAACGACAGCGTTGAGACAGCTTTTAGGTGTCAGAGGCTTCAATGTGGAAGACTGTGTACCTTTCACAATTTTGCCAGAACCAGCGATTTACATTAAACCTGCCGTGGATGAAAACGCTTTTTGGCTGAGCTATGGCGACGATTTTCCAAGAGCCTTTAAGCTAGAAGATGACCCTCAATCTGAAGAAAATTTTTACCGTTATGGAATCTATCAAGTAGTGACAAAGTATTTTCCTCAGTTTTTGGGAGCGCAGCCTTATGGTTCTTGGGCAGGTCAGTATGCGCTTAATACCATCGATGGGCAACCCGTTATTTTTGAAGAAAACGACTTGTTGGTGGTCGGAAGTTGCAGCGGCAGTGGGAACATGAAAGGTGATGCTATAGGCCAAATTGCCGCAGCCTTGTATAAAGGTGAAGAATACACAAACCTTTATGGGGACAAAAAGTTTAGAGTAAGCGACCTTGGCATGGCAAAGCGTCATGTGGAGCCAGAAAAACTCATAATATAG
- a CDS encoding GH3 auxin-responsive promoter family protein → MMFPKISPDDFLRALVNPWYQALENPTEAQNQALQDLIEHYRKTDYGEQHSINDIKNIADFQLSFPKISYEKLLPHLKEVKKGNYRAMLSEPPVCWVMTRGSTGVSKILPATKTHLEQIFSCGARALVNYALRENDFTVLIGKVLNLNFPSTVATMETSGKRVNYGYSSGTYAKLNPMLNQVSLLPKQEEIDALGLGITRSDWEKRFELVYQKALNQNVTAAMGVTPVILSFAKYVANKHRKKPKELWRLKALFCTSIRKIQHKYAPRLKSYYGTVPIVEMYTATEGVYGQQLDDLPYISPNYDKYLFEVETGQGIKMLYELKRGEWGRLIVSSCLFPRYDIGDMIEAMGKNYFRVFGRATALTILEHRLYRLLYGWLL, encoded by the coding sequence ATGATGTTTCCTAAAATATCTCCAGATGATTTCTTACGAGCATTAGTTAATCCATGGTATCAAGCCCTCGAAAATCCAACAGAAGCTCAAAACCAAGCTCTACAAGATCTAATTGAGCACTACCGAAAAACCGATTATGGAGAGCAACATTCCATAAATGATATCAAAAATATCGCAGACTTTCAACTGAGCTTTCCCAAAATTAGCTACGAAAAACTACTACCACATTTGAAAGAGGTAAAGAAAGGAAATTATCGAGCCATGCTTTCCGAGCCTCCAGTCTGCTGGGTTATGACAAGGGGTTCTACAGGCGTCTCAAAGATTCTTCCTGCCACAAAGACTCATCTTGAGCAGATATTTTCATGTGGGGCAAGGGCTTTAGTCAACTATGCGTTAAGGGAAAACGACTTCACTGTGTTGATTGGAAAAGTTCTCAATCTTAACTTTCCTTCTACCGTAGCAACAATGGAGACAAGTGGGAAAAGGGTAAATTACGGTTACAGTTCAGGTACTTACGCGAAACTGAATCCCATGCTTAACCAAGTGAGCTTATTGCCGAAACAAGAAGAAATCGATGCGTTGGGTCTCGGCATAACTAGGTCGGATTGGGAGAAACGGTTTGAGCTTGTCTATCAGAAGGCGTTGAACCAGAATGTTACTGCTGCAATGGGCGTTACACCTGTGATTTTATCTTTTGCCAAATACGTCGCAAATAAACATCGGAAAAAACCGAAAGAGTTGTGGCGGCTTAAGGCTCTCTTTTGTACGAGCATAAGAAAAATCCAGCATAAGTATGCACCTAGGTTGAAGTCTTACTATGGCACAGTTCCAATAGTGGAAATGTATACAGCCACGGAAGGTGTATACGGTCAGCAACTTGACGACCTTCCTTACATTAGTCCTAATTATGACAAATACTTGTTTGAGGTTGAAACTGGGCAAGGGATTAAGATGCTTTATGAGCTTAAAAGGGGTGAATGGGGACGATTGATTGTTTCGTCTTGTCTTTTTCCACGGTATGATATTGGTGACATGATTGAGGCTATGGGTAAAAATTATTTTCGAGTTTTTGGTAGAGCAACTGCTTTAACCATTTTGGAGCATAGGTTGTATCGGCTTTTGTACGGATGGCTTCTTTAG
- a CDS encoding universal stress protein, which yields MSTNVSITKILVPVDGSKPSDKAAEYAIDIAKRVKANIVAVHVIHLPAYALTPTPIEGMPTHMMTPIPMTISNEERKMAENYMNKVKKMAKRAKVKIETKIVEDQPSIVHAITKIAEKEGCDLIVMGTKGRTGIKRFLLGSVANGVLTYAPCPVLVVR from the coding sequence ATGTCAACAAACGTCTCGATTACAAAAATTTTGGTCCCAGTTGACGGTTCAAAGCCGTCAGACAAAGCTGCAGAATATGCAATAGATATAGCAAAAAGAGTAAAAGCAAACATTGTTGCCGTGCATGTGATACATTTACCCGCTTACGCTTTGACGCCTACGCCCATAGAAGGAATGCCAACCCACATGATGACCCCTATTCCTATGACAATCTCCAATGAAGAAAGAAAGATGGCGGAAAACTACATGAACAAAGTAAAGAAAATGGCAAAAAGAGCTAAAGTTAAAATTGAGACAAAAATCGTTGAAGATCAACCATCAATTGTTCATGCAATAACAAAAATTGCTGAGAAAGAAGGTTGCGACCTTATTGTTATGGGAACTAAAGGCAGAACTGGAATCAAAAGATTCCTTCTAGGAAGCGTAGCCAACGGAGTGTTGACATATGCGCCATGCCCCGTATTAGTGGTAAGATAG